The window AAAAGTTATCGGCATTTACGAACGAGGCGGAACAATCTGATGATATTACCTTTCTATTAGTTTGTCAGAATTCTAAATTCGAATAAAATCATTGGAAGGATCGAGGTCAGCATGCGGCTGCTAATGAAATATTTTAAGAGTAAAAATTTTATTATATAGTGGCTTTCAATTTAGTATCACAAAAAATATCTCCGCGATTTATTGAGTTTATCCAATTTCTTTTTGAAGTAATTCATGAGTTTGTAATTTCGTACAAACATAGGAAAGCAAGCTATTTAGTTGTTGTAAGGCAGATATTTTTTACGGGCGTACAGGCACTCTGGATCGTTTCATTGATTGCATTCGTAATAGGGAGTACAATTTTGCTCCAAGGAAATTCGATCATTTCGACATTTAGTCAGAGTAAAATATTTTATACAATTCTTGTTAGTATGGTTGTGAAAGAGCTTGGTGCTTTGCTGACAGCAATTATTGTTGTGGCAAGATCAGGAACCGCCATCTCGACTGAACTCGGAAATATGGTCGTAAATAAAGAGATCGACGCACTCCTTTCATTTGGAATAACCCCAATTTCATATCTAGTTGTACCAAGGATTATTGGAGTTGTAATCTCTGTTAGCTTTTTGACGGTCTATTTTATTTTTACTGCATTGTTTGGAGTATGGTTCTTATCTCTCTTTTTCACACCGATAAATCTCTCCTTATTTATTCAAAACATTGCTCTTGAAATTAGGTTTTTGGATGTAATTCTATTGGTTATTAAAACAATAGTCTTTGGAATAATAATCTCGACCATTTCATGTTTTCAAGGATTGAGTGTAACTCTAGCAACAACGGAAGTTCCGCAAAGGACCATTAAAACAGTTGTCAGATCTTTTAGCTGGATAGTTGTTTTTAACATTTTAGTTACGATCGTATTTTATTTACTCGTCGAATGATTAATCTTAAAAACATAAATTTAAGCTCCATTGATCATAAGATAATTGAAAATCTTTCAATTGAATTTGAAAGCAAACAGCTAATCGGAATTTTAAGTGATGATTATGAGTTCATCCAATACATGTTTAGAATGATCAGCGGTATAATTCCCCCAGATGATGGAGGGGTCTATCTAAACAATGTTGACATTTTTAACGCTCCAACTAATGAAATCCGGAATTTGAGAAAGCAGATTTCATATGTATTTCATTCGGGTGGATTGATATCGAATCTTTCATTGCTCGAGAATTTTATCCTCCCATTGGATTATTTTTATCCTGATTTAAGTAAAGTAAAAAAATATGAAAAAATATTTTCACTGATGGTTGAATTCGGCTTAGAAGAAAAAATATTGAACGAGAGGCCTGCTGTTTTAACATCATCTCAAAAAAAGCTTGTATTGTTTGTTCGTGCTTTTTTAATAGAGCCGTCTGTTATTATTTATAATAATCCCTTCGATTTTTTAAATATTCGGCAGAAAGAGTTCATAGAACAGAAAATCCTGAGCTATCAGAAAGAAAAATCAGTCACTCAAATATTTTATAATCCTATTGATAAATCACTGTACGATTCGGCAAATATTTGTTATGTTATCAGTGATGACAAATCAATTATTCAAGGCAGCTGGAAGATTTTGATAAAAGAGGAGTCGCCCGCGATAAGAAATATTATAAGAAACATTGCAGGTGAGGTGATATGAAATTAAAATATAAATACAGCAAACATTTTGTGACGGTTTTTATTCTTATAGCCGGATTACTTATAGTTTCGGCTGTCACATTCATGATCATAAGTCAGAAGGTTTTGGAGAAGAAACTTATTTATAAAGCAAAATTTCTTGACGCTCAGGGATTAACGGGATTGACACCGGTTTATTTTAAGGGATTCAACATTGGGAACATAACGAATTTTGAACTGACTGTAGATAATTATGTTGTGGCAGAATTCGAAGTGTTCAGTGTCTACAGGAGCAAAATTGTACTGAATTCAGCTCTTCAAAAAAGTCTCAATCCGATTACGGGTGCGAGTACAATTCAATTTATTCAGGGGAGAAGTTCGTCGCAGCAGCTGAAAGAAGGTTCACTGATCCCGGATGTTCAAGTTCCGGAGGGAGAGTATCTGTTATTTACAAAAGAGGTGACCAAGTCGGGAGATGCTCTTTCAACATTTGTTGAGAATCTAAAAAACTTTTCAACTGCATTGAATTCTGATCATAATGCGGATGAGGGGGCGATATTCAGAACGCTTGTGAACATCGCCGATGCATCTGAAGAGATGAAATCTCTGATACAAAATCTTAACAGTAATCTTTCCTTTACAAAAGACGAAAGACTAAGTCCAATTCAAAGCTCGATTCAAAATATTTCGACTTTAGCTCTCAGTCTGAATGAAACCGCAAAGTCGATAACCCTTGCTTTTCAGCGAGTAGATACATTAATCGCCAATTACAGCAAGCCTGAAGGACTAATTGAAAAAGCAATAGATCCTTCCGGAGACCAAGTTTTACGCCCGCTTGGCAAG of the Ignavibacteria bacterium genome contains:
- a CDS encoding ABC transporter permease, giving the protein MVAFNLVSQKISPRFIEFIQFLFEVIHEFVISYKHRKASYLVVVRQIFFTGVQALWIVSLIAFVIGSTILLQGNSIISTFSQSKIFYTILVSMVVKELGALLTAIIVVARSGTAISTELGNMVVNKEIDALLSFGITPISYLVVPRIIGVVISVSFLTVYFIFTALFGVWFLSLFFTPINLSLFIQNIALEIRFLDVILLVIKTIVFGIIISTISCFQGLSVTLATTEVPQRTIKTVVRSFSWIVVFNILVTIVFYLLVE
- a CDS encoding ATP-binding cassette domain-containing protein, encoding MINLKNINLSSIDHKIIENLSIEFESKQLIGILSDDYEFIQYMFRMISGIIPPDDGGVYLNNVDIFNAPTNEIRNLRKQISYVFHSGGLISNLSLLENFILPLDYFYPDLSKVKKYEKIFSLMVEFGLEEKILNERPAVLTSSQKKLVLFVRAFLIEPSVIIYNNPFDFLNIRQKEFIEQKILSYQKEKSVTQIFYNPIDKSLYDSANICYVISDDKSIIQGSWKILIKEESPAIRNIIRNIAGEVI